A stretch of the Camelina sativa cultivar DH55 unplaced genomic scaffold, Cs unpScaffold00441, whole genome shotgun sequence genome encodes the following:
- the LOC104773089 gene encoding uncharacterized protein LOC104773089: protein MAESPKVDPESPYYIDPDYESNENLPMAILRKTEDNYFIWKSDFLLFLGIKNKTGFVDGTIEQPDPSSPLYHPWKTCNARVQCWMMSSLSEELRIYVTFAETAHKAWEHLRVLFVPSVDFKIYELRVRLAMLRQEDGGDDDSVGSYFEKFMRAWAELSEYDPVPECKCGGCHCEGVKRGKEAREKEQRYGFLMGLKKELSFVRRQIMLMDPPPSLHEALVLVEQAESVMK from the coding sequence ATGGCGGAATCTCCCAAAGTCGATCCTGAATCTCCATATTATATCGATCCAGATTATGAATCCAACGAGAATCTCCCAATGGCTATACTAAGAAAAACCGAAGACAACTACTTCATCTGGAAGAGTGATTTTCTCCTTTTCCTTGGAATCAAGAACAAAACCGGATTCGTCGACGGCACAATCGAGCAACCTGACCCTTCCTCGCCGCTTTATCATCCATGGAAAACATGTAACGCGAGGGTACAGTGTTGGATGATGAGCTCGTTGAGCGAAGAGCTTCGAATCTATGTAACCTTCGCGGAGACTGCTCATAAAGCTTGGGAACATCTCCGAGTTTTGTTTGTGCCGAGTGTCGATTTCAAGATCTACGAGCTTCGTGTGAGGCTCGCGATGTTGAGGCAAGAAGATGGTGGTGACGACGACTCTGTGGGTAGTTATTTCGAGAAGTTTATGCGAGCTTGGGCGGAGTTGTCTGAGTATGATCCTGTACCTGAGTGTAAGTGCGGTGGTTGTCATTGCGAAGGTGTGAAACGAGGTAAAGAAGCGAGAGAGAAGGAGCAGCGTTATGGGTTTCTGATGGGTTTGAAGAAAGAATTAAGCTTTGTGAGAAGGCAAATCATGCTTATGGATCCTCCTCCGTCTCTTCATGAAGCTCTTGTTTTGGTTGAGCAAGCTGAATCGGTTATGAAATAG